One genomic segment of Microbacterium sp. ProA8 includes these proteins:
- the ftsZ gene encoding cell division protein FtsZ → MSQNQNYLAVIKVVGVGGGGVNAVNRMIELGLRGVEFIAINTDAQALLMSDADVKLDVGRELTRGLGAGADPEVGRRAAEDHAEEIEEALRGADMVFVTAGEGGGTGTGGAPVVAKIAKSIGALTIGVVTKPFSFEGRRRQQQAETGVAKLKEEVDTLIVVPNDRLLEISDRGISMIEAFATADQVLLAGVQGITDLITTPGLINLDFADVKSVMQGAGSALMGIGSARGADRAIKAAELAVESPLLEASIEGAHGVLLSIQGGSNLGIFEINDAAQLVKEAAHPEANIIFGTVIDDTLGDEVRVTVIAAGFDGGEPEKRIEPIAAARVVSTPAVPATPADEAAKDRDVVEQVPVPVSVGAVTESSYDTAFGDDDLDIPDFLK, encoded by the coding sequence ATGAGCCAGAACCAGAACTACCTCGCCGTGATCAAGGTCGTCGGCGTCGGCGGCGGCGGCGTCAACGCGGTCAACCGCATGATCGAACTCGGCCTGCGCGGGGTCGAGTTCATCGCCATCAACACCGACGCCCAGGCGCTGCTGATGAGCGACGCCGACGTCAAGCTCGACGTGGGACGCGAACTGACCCGAGGGCTCGGCGCAGGTGCCGATCCCGAAGTGGGCCGACGCGCCGCCGAAGACCACGCCGAAGAGATCGAAGAGGCGCTTCGCGGCGCCGACATGGTCTTCGTGACCGCGGGCGAAGGCGGCGGCACGGGCACGGGCGGCGCGCCCGTGGTCGCGAAGATCGCCAAGTCGATCGGCGCCCTCACCATCGGTGTGGTGACCAAGCCGTTCTCGTTCGAAGGCCGCCGCCGTCAGCAGCAGGCCGAGACGGGCGTCGCCAAGCTCAAGGAAGAAGTCGATACCCTCATCGTGGTGCCGAACGACCGGCTCCTCGAGATCAGCGACCGCGGCATCTCGATGATCGAGGCGTTCGCCACGGCTGACCAGGTGCTCCTCGCCGGTGTGCAGGGCATCACCGACCTCATCACGACGCCGGGTCTCATCAACCTGGACTTCGCCGACGTCAAGTCGGTCATGCAGGGAGCCGGATCCGCCCTCATGGGCATCGGCTCCGCGCGCGGCGCGGATCGTGCCATCAAGGCCGCCGAGCTCGCGGTCGAGTCGCCGCTGCTCGAGGCATCGATCGAGGGCGCGCACGGCGTGCTGCTGTCGATCCAGGGCGGGTCGAACCTCGGCATCTTCGAGATCAACGACGCCGCGCAGCTCGTCAAGGAGGCGGCACACCCTGAGGCGAACATCATCTTCGGAACCGTCATCGACGACACGCTCGGCGACGAGGTGCGGGTCACCGTCATCGCGGCGGGCTTCGACGGCGGCGAACCGGAGAAGCGCATCGAGCCGATCGCGGCCGCACGCGTGGTCTCGACTCCGGCGGTGCCGGCCACCCCGGCCGACGAGGCGGCGAAGGATCGCGACGTCGTCGAGCAGGTGCCGGTCCCCGTCTCGGTCGGCGCGGTCACGGAGTCGTCGTACGACACGGCGTTCGGCGACGACGATCTCGACATCCCCGACTTCCTCAAGTAA
- a CDS encoding GntR family transcriptional regulator, with product MILIDPSSPVPPFEQLRAGLVDSVASGELGAGERLPTVRRLAEELGIAPGTVARAYRELEVSGVIETRGRNGTFVAFDPDPARQQLQRAAAAFAAQVRDLRLDADEALAIVTAALRGSEASPAS from the coding sequence ATGATCCTCATCGACCCGTCCTCTCCCGTCCCGCCGTTCGAACAGCTCCGCGCCGGCCTGGTCGACTCCGTCGCATCCGGGGAGCTGGGCGCCGGCGAACGGCTTCCCACCGTCCGGCGCCTGGCCGAAGAACTGGGCATCGCACCGGGCACGGTGGCACGCGCGTACCGCGAGCTGGAGGTATCCGGGGTCATCGAGACCCGCGGTCGCAACGGCACGTTCGTCGCGTTCGACCCCGACCCAGCACGTCAGCAGCTTCAGCGCGCCGCCGCCGCCTTCGCGGCCCAGGTGCGTGACCTGCGCCTCGACGCCGACGAAGCCCTCGCGATCGTCACCGCCGCGCTGCGTGGGAGCGAGGCGTCACCCGCGTCCTGA
- the sepF gene encoding cell division protein SepF, translating to MSNPLKKTMVYLGLADEEEVYEEPAPQPRARKSEQVVDKPAAPITPIHRPAVVRQPAPATINEILTVHPKQYRDAQVIAENFRDGIPVIINLSQMSDADARRLIDFASGLSLGLYGRIERVTSKVFLLSPENVAVSGDGAVAQADPESVPFTQP from the coding sequence ATGTCGAACCCGCTCAAGAAGACCATGGTGTACCTCGGACTCGCAGACGAGGAAGAGGTCTACGAGGAGCCGGCTCCCCAGCCGCGTGCTCGCAAGTCGGAGCAGGTCGTCGACAAGCCGGCCGCTCCCATCACGCCGATCCACCGGCCCGCCGTCGTGCGCCAGCCGGCGCCGGCGACGATCAACGAGATCCTGACGGTGCATCCCAAGCAGTACCGCGACGCGCAGGTCATCGCTGAGAACTTCCGTGACGGCATCCCCGTCATCATCAACCTCTCTCAGATGAGCGACGCCGACGCGCGCCGCCTGATCGACTTCGCCAGCGGCCTGTCGCTGGGGCTCTACGGGCGCATCGAGCGTGTCACGAGCAAAGTCTTCCTGCTCTCGCCCGAGAACGTCGCCGTGTCGGGCGACGGGGCCGTTGCACAGGCGGATCCGGAGTCGGTTCCCTTCACGCAGCCGTAG
- the murC gene encoding UDP-N-acetylmuramate--L-alanine ligase: MIRPDLSLPIPDDITAAHFIGIGGSGMSGLARMFLERGIRVSGSDRADSKGLRELAELGATVHVGHDAANLADDVDTVVHTGAIWPENPEFLLAKERGLHVIHRSQALYWLIGGRRLVSVAGAHGKTTSTGMIVTALRDLGVDPTFVNGGVIAQLGVSSGSGRDDLFVIEADESDGTFLLYDTSIALITNVDPDHLDHWGTRDAFYAAFARFANEAREAVVISSDDAGAQLVTAQLTHQHVVTFGEAEGATVRVTDIVTEGPVSFRLTHDGVTVDAQLPIPGAHNAINAAGAVAVLLTLGHALETAVRAVEGFAGTVRRFELHGVERGVSVFDDYAHHPTEVAAALAAARTVVGDGRIIAIQQPHTYSRTKDMYQEFADVLERYADHTVMLDVYGAREDPVPGVTGELVSDAFADPSHVHFVPDWQEAADYTASVARAGDYVITLGCGNVNLIIPQVLEALGRPGGGATSPDVFTPARPSGLADPSSTAK, translated from the coding sequence ATGATCAGACCCGATCTCAGTCTTCCCATCCCCGACGACATCACCGCCGCCCACTTCATCGGAATCGGCGGATCCGGCATGTCGGGGCTCGCCCGCATGTTCCTCGAGCGCGGCATCCGCGTATCGGGGTCCGACCGCGCCGACAGCAAGGGGCTGCGCGAGCTCGCCGAGCTCGGTGCGACGGTCCACGTCGGCCACGACGCCGCGAATCTCGCCGATGACGTCGACACGGTCGTGCACACGGGTGCCATCTGGCCCGAGAACCCCGAGTTCCTGCTGGCCAAAGAGCGCGGTCTGCACGTGATCCACCGCTCGCAGGCGCTCTACTGGCTGATCGGCGGACGCCGGCTCGTGTCGGTCGCGGGCGCTCACGGCAAGACCACCTCGACGGGCATGATCGTCACGGCGCTGCGCGACCTCGGGGTGGACCCGACATTCGTCAACGGCGGCGTCATCGCACAGCTCGGCGTGTCGAGCGGAAGCGGGCGGGACGACCTCTTCGTCATCGAAGCCGACGAGTCGGACGGCACATTCCTGCTGTACGACACGTCGATCGCGCTCATCACCAACGTCGACCCCGACCACCTCGACCACTGGGGCACGCGCGACGCCTTCTACGCCGCGTTCGCCCGGTTCGCGAACGAGGCGCGCGAGGCGGTCGTGATCTCGTCCGACGACGCCGGCGCCCAGCTGGTGACGGCGCAGCTCACCCACCAGCACGTCGTCACGTTCGGCGAGGCAGAGGGGGCGACCGTGCGCGTCACCGACATCGTCACCGAAGGCCCTGTGTCGTTCCGCCTCACCCACGACGGTGTCACGGTCGATGCGCAGCTTCCCATCCCGGGCGCCCACAACGCGATCAACGCGGCCGGCGCCGTCGCGGTGCTCCTCACGCTCGGCCATGCGCTCGAGACGGCCGTGCGCGCCGTCGAAGGGTTCGCGGGCACGGTCCGCCGCTTCGAGCTTCACGGCGTCGAGCGGGGCGTGAGCGTCTTCGACGACTACGCTCACCACCCGACCGAGGTCGCCGCCGCCCTCGCCGCGGCGCGGACGGTCGTCGGCGACGGGCGCATCATCGCGATCCAGCAGCCCCACACCTACTCCCGCACGAAGGATATGTACCAGGAGTTCGCCGACGTGCTCGAGCGCTACGCCGACCACACGGTCATGCTCGACGTGTACGGCGCGCGCGAAGACCCCGTGCCGGGAGTGACCGGCGAGCTGGTGAGCGATGCCTTCGCCGACCCGTCGCACGTGCACTTCGTGCCCGACTGGCAGGAGGCCGCCGACTACACCGCGTCGGTCGCCCGCGCGGGCGACTACGTCATCACCCTCGGCTGCGGCAATGTGAACCTGATCATCCCGCAGGTGCTCGAGGCGCTCGGCCGCCCCGGCGGCGGCGCGACGAGCCCGGATGTCTTCACGCCCGCCCGGCCTTCCGGCCTGGCCGACCCGTCGAGTACCGCGAAGTAG
- a CDS encoding FtsQ-type POTRA domain-containing protein encodes MRRPSPLPQPPVASRAPARSGAPTSPADDREADDHGADVAPADDDAIADRLSEDRPTEDLSFLRDRTLRPAERAHEVQPGGSDSAPADGNDTAPVIPLSSPSALPGAAPTADSGRASAAAEKTDAGDVGFREVWRASRARRKALRAEIRRFTVRQRRRRAIWLGVAASVLLLALGTLGAAYSPLFGVERISVSGAQQLAADDISDALADQLGTPLPLVDESAVKAALVAFPLIETYALEARPPHELVVRIVERTPIGLIESRAGYTLVDAAGVALSTAATPSAGVPVLAITGGIDSDAFVAAGQVMRALPDDIRSQVTEVTASTPDDVTLTLGGSNAQVVWGSADRSADKALNLAKMMAQRPPSDVTTYDVTSPEVVVVR; translated from the coding sequence ATGCGCCGCCCGTCGCCGTTGCCGCAGCCGCCGGTCGCCTCGCGCGCCCCGGCGCGTTCGGGTGCGCCGACTTCGCCGGCCGACGACCGCGAGGCCGATGACCACGGCGCCGACGTCGCCCCGGCCGACGACGACGCCATCGCGGATCGCCTGAGCGAGGACCGTCCGACCGAGGATCTCTCCTTCCTGCGTGATCGTACGCTTCGTCCGGCTGAACGCGCGCACGAAGTTCAGCCCGGCGGCTCGGACTCCGCCCCGGCAGACGGGAACGACACCGCCCCGGTGATCCCGCTCTCGTCGCCGAGCGCCCTGCCGGGCGCAGCTCCCACGGCGGACTCCGGACGGGCCTCCGCAGCTGCCGAGAAGACGGATGCCGGGGACGTCGGCTTCCGCGAGGTCTGGCGGGCATCGCGTGCCCGGCGCAAGGCGCTGCGCGCCGAGATCCGTCGCTTCACGGTGCGCCAGCGACGGCGGCGCGCCATCTGGCTCGGGGTCGCGGCATCCGTTCTGCTCCTGGCGCTCGGAACGCTCGGCGCGGCGTACAGCCCGCTCTTCGGTGTGGAGAGGATCTCGGTGTCCGGTGCGCAGCAGCTCGCGGCGGACGACATCTCGGACGCGCTGGCCGACCAGCTGGGCACGCCGCTGCCGCTGGTGGACGAGAGCGCCGTGAAGGCCGCCCTCGTCGCCTTCCCGTTGATCGAGACGTACGCGCTCGAGGCGCGACCGCCGCACGAGCTGGTGGTGCGGATCGTCGAGCGCACGCCGATCGGCCTGATCGAGTCCCGCGCGGGCTACACGCTCGTCGACGCCGCAGGCGTTGCGCTGTCGACGGCTGCGACGCCGAGCGCGGGCGTTCCCGTCCTCGCGATCACGGGCGGCATCGACTCCGACGCCTTCGTGGCGGCCGGACAGGTGATGCGGGCTCTGCCCGACGACATCCGCTCACAGGTGACGGAGGTGACCGCGTCGACTCCCGACGACGTGACTCTCACCCTCGGCGGGTCGAATGCGCAGGTCGTGTGGGGGAGTGCGGACCGCTCGGCGGACAAGGCGCTGAACCTCGCCAAGATGATGGCCCAGCGTCCGCCGTCGGACGTCACGACCTACGACGTGACATCGCCCGAGGTCGTCGTCGTCCGCTGA
- the murD gene encoding UDP-N-acetylmuramoyl-L-alanine--D-glutamate ligase codes for MTSERLSTLTSWNADWKGLRVAVLGMSVTGFSVADTLAELGAEVLVVTESAEEEYERLLPVIGARLWTGGLDAVPAELADFAPEVIVASPGFAPRHPVISWAREHDIALWGDVELAWRVRDKVVRADGTPADWILITGTNGKTTTTRLTATMLVAGGLRAAPVGNIGTPVLDAVRDPSGFDALVVELSSHQLWYLGLQDSPDPVSPWAAVCLNLADDHLEWHGSFDAYRAAKAQVYDNTRVACVYNKADAATQRMVEDAEVVEGARAIGFDLGVPGPSDLGVVEGIVVDRAFLDDRRTSALELTTVDELATKGLAAPHIVANILAAAALARSMDVAPAAIRDALRGFRLDPHRIEVVAQHEGITWVDDSKATNPHAAASSLAAYPGAVWVVGGLLKGVDVSELVSGRGAGTKAAIVIGVDRAAVVAAFERHAPAVPVFQVEAVETEEVMAQVVELAAGVARDGDVVLLAPAAASFDQFASYADRGRRFAAAVRDRIGTGEQRDHDAAAADPADPDAA; via the coding sequence ATGACCTCGGAACGCCTGTCCACCCTCACCAGCTGGAACGCCGACTGGAAGGGGCTGCGGGTCGCGGTGCTCGGGATGTCGGTCACCGGCTTCTCCGTCGCCGACACGCTCGCCGAGCTCGGCGCCGAAGTGCTCGTCGTGACGGAGAGCGCCGAGGAAGAGTACGAGCGCCTGCTGCCGGTCATCGGGGCGCGGCTCTGGACCGGCGGCCTCGACGCCGTGCCGGCCGAGCTCGCGGACTTCGCGCCCGAAGTCATCGTGGCGTCGCCGGGCTTCGCGCCGCGGCATCCGGTCATCTCGTGGGCACGTGAGCACGACATCGCCCTGTGGGGTGACGTCGAGCTCGCGTGGCGGGTGCGCGACAAGGTGGTGCGGGCGGACGGCACGCCCGCGGACTGGATCCTGATCACGGGCACCAACGGCAAGACCACGACCACCCGACTCACCGCGACCATGCTCGTCGCGGGTGGGCTGCGGGCCGCCCCCGTCGGCAACATCGGCACTCCCGTGCTCGACGCGGTGCGCGACCCCTCCGGCTTCGACGCGCTCGTGGTCGAGCTCTCGAGCCACCAGCTCTGGTACCTCGGGCTCCAGGACTCGCCCGACCCGGTGTCACCGTGGGCGGCGGTGTGCCTCAACCTCGCCGACGATCACCTCGAGTGGCACGGCTCGTTCGACGCCTACCGCGCCGCGAAGGCGCAGGTGTACGACAACACGCGCGTCGCGTGCGTGTACAACAAGGCGGATGCCGCGACCCAGCGCATGGTCGAGGACGCCGAGGTCGTCGAGGGGGCGCGCGCGATCGGCTTCGATCTGGGCGTGCCGGGTCCGAGCGACCTCGGGGTCGTCGAGGGCATCGTCGTCGACCGTGCCTTCCTCGACGACCGGCGCACCAGCGCGCTGGAGCTCACCACCGTGGACGAACTGGCCACGAAGGGCCTCGCCGCTCCCCACATCGTCGCGAACATCCTGGCCGCGGCCGCGCTGGCGCGGTCGATGGATGTCGCACCCGCGGCGATCCGCGATGCCCTGCGCGGCTTCCGGCTCGACCCCCACCGCATCGAGGTCGTCGCACAGCACGAGGGCATCACCTGGGTCGACGACTCCAAGGCCACCAACCCGCACGCCGCGGCTTCGTCGCTCGCGGCGTACCCCGGCGCCGTCTGGGTCGTCGGCGGCCTGCTCAAGGGCGTCGACGTGTCGGAGCTCGTCTCGGGCCGGGGCGCCGGCACCAAGGCGGCCATCGTGATCGGCGTCGACCGTGCGGCGGTGGTCGCCGCGTTCGAGCGACACGCGCCCGCGGTGCCGGTGTTCCAGGTCGAGGCCGTTGAGACTGAAGAGGTCATGGCGCAGGTCGTCGAACTGGCGGCAGGGGTGGCGCGTGACGGGGACGTGGTTCTGCTCGCTCCCGCTGCGGCATCCTTCGACCAGTTCGCCTCCTACGCGGACCGTGGTCGCAGATTCGCTGCCGCGGTGAGGGATCGGATCGGAACGGGGGAGCAGCGTGACCACGACGCAGCCGCCGCGGACCCGGCAGACCCCGACGCCGCCTGA
- the ftsW gene encoding putative lipid II flippase FtsW: MTTTQPPRTRQTPTPPEPPARRGLAARVSLGRVFAPVPSEFLLIASTALLLTVFGLVMVLSATSAIATSRGVAPWEDVIKQVAFAAIGIPLMFIASRLPVAFWKKIAWPALIFGVAFQLLVFTPLGHSADGNRNWITIAGFQAQPSEFLKLGLALWVAYVLFRKRSLLTKWQHVFIPLVPVAGMAIATVLAGDDLGTAMILVLIVLGALFFSGVKLRIFILPAIAAAAAVAFLAVTSPDRMRRFMSFLNPNCLDDYFNDCYQPLHGIWGLASGGIFGLGLGNSREKYDWLPAAANDYIFAIVGEELGLIGCAVVLSLFALFAVGAFHVIRKTDDPFVRIAAGGITVWIVGQALINIGVVLRVFPVLGVPLPFMSQGGTSLLSVLIAAGVLLSFARSLPASIARREAAIADARAARERAKLRAVR; the protein is encoded by the coding sequence GTGACCACGACGCAGCCGCCGCGGACCCGGCAGACCCCGACGCCGCCTGAACCACCCGCCCGCCGCGGTCTCGCCGCCCGGGTGTCGCTCGGCCGCGTCTTCGCGCCGGTGCCCAGCGAGTTCCTGCTCATCGCCTCGACGGCGCTCCTGCTGACGGTCTTCGGGCTCGTCATGGTGCTGTCCGCGACGTCAGCGATCGCGACGTCCCGTGGGGTGGCACCCTGGGAGGACGTCATCAAGCAGGTCGCCTTCGCTGCGATCGGCATCCCGCTGATGTTCATCGCGAGCCGTCTGCCCGTCGCCTTCTGGAAGAAGATCGCGTGGCCGGCACTGATCTTCGGCGTCGCGTTCCAGCTGCTGGTGTTCACGCCCCTCGGCCACAGCGCCGATGGCAACCGCAACTGGATCACCATCGCGGGTTTCCAGGCGCAGCCGTCGGAGTTCCTGAAACTGGGGCTCGCGCTCTGGGTCGCGTACGTGCTGTTCCGCAAGCGGTCGCTGCTGACGAAGTGGCAGCACGTCTTCATCCCACTCGTGCCCGTGGCAGGAATGGCGATCGCGACCGTGCTCGCCGGTGACGATCTCGGCACGGCCATGATCCTCGTGCTCATCGTGCTCGGCGCGCTGTTCTTCTCGGGCGTCAAGCTGCGCATCTTCATCCTGCCCGCGATCGCGGCGGCGGCGGCTGTCGCATTCCTCGCGGTCACCAGCCCCGACCGCATGCGCCGCTTCATGAGCTTCCTCAACCCCAACTGCCTCGACGACTACTTCAACGACTGCTATCAGCCGTTGCACGGCATCTGGGGTCTCGCGAGCGGAGGCATCTTTGGGCTCGGCCTCGGAAACTCGCGCGAGAAGTACGACTGGCTCCCCGCCGCGGCGAACGACTACATCTTCGCCATCGTCGGCGAGGAGCTCGGACTCATCGGCTGCGCCGTCGTGCTCAGTCTGTTCGCCCTCTTCGCAGTGGGTGCGTTCCACGTCATCCGCAAGACCGATGACCCCTTCGTGCGGATCGCCGCCGGCGGTATCACCGTGTGGATCGTGGGGCAAGCGCTCATCAACATCGGCGTCGTCCTGCGCGTCTTCCCGGTGCTCGGTGTGCCGCTGCCGTTCATGTCGCAGGGCGGCACATCGCTCTTGTCGGTGCTGATCGCCGCGGGCGTGCTGCTGTCGTTCGCGCGGTCGCTGCCGGCATCCATCGCCCGTCGTGAAGCCGCGATCGCCGACGCCCGCGCTGCCCGCGAGCGCGCGAAGCTCCGCGCCGTCCGCTGA
- a CDS encoding YggS family pyridoxal phosphate-dependent enzyme yields the protein MADLLARLAAIDERIADAARAAGRDPAELTRIVVTKFHPASLVEELYALGVRDVGENRQQEFSRKVVEVGDLAGLRWHFIGQAQTNKARAIRAAASVVHSLDRTRLADALDAAGEPGEPPLDVLLQVNLTDDPGRGGVAPGELEALASHAAALPSLRVRGVMAVAPLDEPPAAAFARLNALAGTVRAVVPEADWISAGMTADFAEAIAAGATHLRIGSAITGPRPQRG from the coding sequence GTGGCAGATCTTCTCGCACGTCTCGCGGCGATCGATGAGCGGATAGCGGATGCCGCACGCGCGGCAGGCCGCGATCCGGCAGAGCTCACGCGCATCGTCGTGACCAAGTTCCACCCCGCCTCGCTCGTCGAGGAGCTCTACGCGCTCGGCGTGCGGGACGTGGGCGAGAACCGCCAGCAGGAGTTCAGCCGCAAGGTCGTCGAGGTGGGCGATCTCGCGGGCCTGCGCTGGCACTTCATCGGGCAGGCGCAGACCAACAAGGCTCGAGCGATCAGGGCTGCGGCATCCGTCGTGCATTCGCTCGACCGCACACGGCTTGCTGACGCGCTCGACGCGGCAGGCGAGCCGGGGGAGCCCCCGCTCGACGTGCTGCTGCAGGTCAACCTCACCGACGACCCGGGCCGCGGGGGCGTCGCCCCCGGCGAACTCGAGGCCCTCGCGTCGCATGCGGCCGCCCTGCCCTCTCTGCGCGTGCGCGGCGTGATGGCGGTCGCACCGCTCGACGAGCCCCCGGCGGCCGCATTCGCCCGGCTGAACGCCCTCGCGGGCACCGTGCGCGCGGTCGTGCCCGAGGCGGATTGGATCTCCGCCGGCATGACGGCGGACTTCGCCGAAGCGATCGCGGCGGGCGCGACACACCTACGCATCGGTTCAGCAATCACCGGCCCCAGGCCACAACGCGGTTAA
- a CDS encoding glycosyltransferase, whose amino-acid sequence MTTYLLAGGGTAGHVNPLLAVADALRARDPEAEVLVLGTREGLEARLVPERGYELLFVDKVPFPRRPNPAAAAFPARLRRAIAQVRSHISARGVDVVVGFGGYAAAPAYLAARRERVPFVVHEANARPGLANVLGARSAAGVGVAFEGTPLKRSRVVGMPLRREIVTLDRDALHAEAAAHFGLDPAKPVLLVFGGSLGAQRLNAAFGEGHGAAWRDVLDAGWQLLHVTGERSELPDPGVTGYAVRRYVDRMDLAFALADFVVSRAGAATVSELSALGIPTVYVPYAVGNGEQALNASSAIRAGAAVLIPDAEFTGDRVRAEVIPLLSDEARRAAMAEAAASVGTRTGTENVVAMIDEALQDSGRG is encoded by the coding sequence GTGACGACGTACCTCCTGGCCGGCGGCGGTACCGCCGGACACGTCAACCCGCTCCTGGCCGTCGCCGATGCCCTGCGGGCCCGCGACCCCGAGGCCGAGGTGCTCGTGCTCGGCACGCGCGAAGGACTCGAGGCGCGGCTCGTGCCCGAGCGCGGCTACGAGCTGCTGTTCGTCGACAAGGTGCCCTTCCCGCGCCGCCCGAACCCGGCCGCGGCCGCCTTCCCCGCGCGGCTGCGCCGTGCGATCGCCCAGGTGAGGTCGCACATCTCCGCCCGCGGCGTCGACGTCGTCGTCGGCTTCGGCGGCTACGCGGCGGCGCCCGCGTACCTGGCGGCGCGCCGCGAGCGCGTGCCGTTCGTCGTGCACGAGGCGAACGCGCGTCCGGGGCTGGCGAACGTGCTGGGCGCACGCTCGGCTGCCGGCGTCGGTGTCGCCTTCGAGGGCACGCCGCTGAAGCGCTCTCGTGTCGTCGGGATGCCGCTGCGCCGCGAGATCGTCACGCTCGACCGCGACGCGCTCCATGCCGAGGCCGCCGCGCACTTCGGTCTCGATCCGGCGAAGCCGGTGCTGCTGGTGTTCGGCGGATCCCTCGGTGCGCAGCGCCTGAACGCGGCGTTCGGCGAAGGCCACGGCGCCGCCTGGCGCGATGTGCTCGACGCCGGCTGGCAGCTGCTCCACGTGACCGGCGAGCGTTCGGAGCTGCCCGACCCGGGCGTCACCGGCTACGCCGTGCGCCGCTACGTCGACCGCATGGACCTCGCCTTCGCGCTGGCGGACTTCGTCGTGTCGCGGGCCGGAGCGGCAACCGTCAGCGAGCTCAGCGCGCTCGGCATCCCGACCGTCTACGTGCCCTACGCCGTCGGGAACGGCGAGCAGGCGCTCAACGCCTCGTCCGCGATCCGCGCCGGCGCCGCGGTGCTGATTCCGGATGCCGAGTTCACCGGCGACCGTGTGCGCGCGGAGGTCATCCCGCTGCTGTCGGACGAGGCCCGGCGCGCCGCGATGGCGGAGGCGGCGGCATCCGTCGGCACCCGCACGGGCACCGAGAACGTCGTCGCGATGATCGACGAAGCGCTCCAGGATTCAGGACGCGGGTGA
- the mraY gene encoding phospho-N-acetylmuramoyl-pentapeptide-transferase: protein MRSLLTAAAISLAFTLFLTPVFLRLFRKWGWGQVIRTPEDIRNPNHHTKRGTPTMGGTIFIVGTIVGYLVGCYVGNNPPTVSGLLVMWMMVGLGAVGFIDDYMKVRQQKFMGLSGWRKIVGQVIVTVPFGIVALNFPNQFDQTPASPYISVFRDVPVLGFMTLGLIVGWILYLAWVTFIGVAFSNSTNVTDGLDGMAAGAGIFVIGAYSLIAFWQFNQACWGGEGLSAAAKAACYPTRDPFDLAIISASFVGALVGFLWWNAPKAKVFMGDVGSMAIGGVIAAMAILTRTELLAVLVAGVFIIGPGSVILQRLYFKITRGKRLFLMSPFHHHLELRGWSEVTIVVRMWIIAGLLAVSGVGFFYVEWLSRT from the coding sequence GTGAGATCTCTCCTGACGGCGGCGGCGATCTCGCTGGCATTCACCCTCTTCCTCACCCCCGTCTTCCTGCGGCTGTTCCGCAAGTGGGGCTGGGGCCAGGTCATCCGCACGCCGGAGGACATCCGCAACCCGAATCACCACACCAAGCGCGGCACGCCCACGATGGGCGGCACGATCTTCATCGTCGGCACGATCGTCGGCTACCTCGTCGGCTGCTACGTGGGCAACAACCCCCCAACCGTCTCGGGCCTGCTGGTGATGTGGATGATGGTCGGGCTCGGCGCCGTCGGCTTCATCGACGACTACATGAAGGTCCGCCAGCAGAAGTTCATGGGTCTGAGTGGCTGGCGCAAGATCGTCGGTCAGGTCATCGTGACGGTGCCGTTCGGCATCGTCGCCCTGAACTTCCCCAACCAGTTCGACCAGACGCCGGCCTCGCCATACATCTCGGTGTTCCGAGATGTGCCGGTGCTCGGCTTCATGACGCTCGGGCTCATCGTCGGCTGGATCCTCTACCTGGCGTGGGTCACCTTCATCGGCGTGGCTTTCTCGAACAGCACGAACGTGACGGACGGCCTCGACGGCATGGCTGCCGGCGCCGGGATCTTCGTCATCGGCGCCTACAGCCTCATCGCGTTCTGGCAGTTCAACCAGGCGTGCTGGGGTGGCGAGGGACTCTCGGCGGCCGCCAAGGCCGCGTGCTACCCGACGCGCGACCCCTTCGACCTGGCCATCATCTCGGCGTCGTTCGTGGGCGCGCTCGTCGGGTTCCTCTGGTGGAACGCGCCGAAGGCCAAGGTCTTCATGGGCGACGTCGGATCGATGGCCATCGGCGGCGTCATCGCCGCGATGGCGATCCTCACGCGCACCGAGCTTCTCGCCGTGCTCGTCGCCGGCGTCTTCATCATCGGCCCCGGCTCGGTGATCCTGCAGCGCCTCTACTTCAAGATCACGCGCGGCAAGCGGCTCTTCCTGATGAGCCCGTTCCACCACCATCTCGAGCTCCGCGGCTGGTCGGAGGTCACCATCGTCGTGCGCATGTGGATCATCGCGGGCCTCCTCGCGGTGTCGGGCGTCGGCTTCTTCTACGTCGAATGGCTCTCGCGCACATGA
- a CDS encoding YggT family protein, with amino-acid sequence MAVVQIIAAILNLALLLYVFVLLARLILDWIPFFNREWRPRGAGLVVAELIYTVTDPPIRLFRRFIPPLRVGAVAIDFGFALTMLGCFILLSITRTLAG; translated from the coding sequence GTGGCAGTCGTCCAGATCATCGCAGCGATTCTCAACCTCGCGCTGCTCCTCTATGTCTTCGTGTTGCTCGCGCGGCTGATCCTCGACTGGATCCCGTTCTTCAACCGCGAGTGGCGCCCGCGTGGCGCCGGGCTCGTGGTCGCCGAGCTCATCTACACCGTCACGGATCCGCCTATCCGGCTGTTCCGGCGCTTCATCCCGCCGTTGCGCGTGGGTGCCGTCGCCATCGACTTCGGGTTCGCGCTGACGATGCTGGGATGCTTCATCCTGCTCAGCATCACGCGCACGCTCGCGGGCTGA